From Nevskia ramosa DSM 11499, the proteins below share one genomic window:
- a CDS encoding DUF3570 domain-containing protein has product MQLNPVSRAEEMQAADASRRRKQLVAATLSLLGMASGNPASAEPLKWTIDSGLLYYKEGGGRVQAIEPVVNGSVDLGGERLLSAGVVLDTLSGATPNGAAPWSQPQTFTSPSGKGKSYTIAPGDTPLDPTFKDTRIAGNLGYRFPLTDVSKLQVGLNGSKEYDFLSAGANALYAYDLNEHNTTLSAGLGFEFDHLNPVGGAPDPLTHRVNAPIGDANDGEGLSGPSKSKNVKDVLIGITQVIDPSSLVQFNYSLSLSNGYETDPYKFLSVVDETAQPLYYVYEKRPGSRTRHAFYAEYKRSLFGRDSIDLSYRFFTDSWGIRSHTADVAYRWNISPRSYLEPSARYYKQSAADFYKPALFSGEDTTIDYASADPRLGDFSAVTGGLKYGHLLGNNQEFSVRLQAYKQFATTTHVPGQAATALSAFDLSPNLSAVMLSIGYRFNW; this is encoded by the coding sequence ATGCAACTGAATCCTGTGAGCCGCGCTGAAGAAATGCAGGCGGCCGATGCTTCGCGGCGTCGCAAGCAGCTGGTCGCTGCCACCTTGAGTCTGCTCGGTATGGCATCCGGCAATCCGGCCTCTGCCGAACCTCTGAAGTGGACCATCGACAGCGGGCTGCTCTACTACAAGGAAGGCGGCGGCCGCGTGCAGGCGATCGAGCCGGTGGTCAACGGCAGCGTCGATCTCGGCGGTGAGCGACTGCTGTCGGCCGGCGTGGTGCTCGATACCCTGAGCGGCGCCACGCCGAACGGCGCTGCCCCGTGGTCGCAGCCGCAGACCTTCACGTCACCGTCCGGCAAGGGCAAGAGCTACACGATCGCGCCGGGCGATACGCCGCTGGATCCCACGTTCAAGGACACCCGCATTGCCGGCAATCTCGGCTATCGCTTCCCGCTGACCGATGTCAGCAAGCTGCAGGTCGGCCTGAACGGCTCGAAGGAATACGACTTCCTGTCGGCCGGTGCCAACGCGCTGTACGCCTACGATCTGAACGAGCACAACACGACCTTGAGCGCTGGTCTGGGTTTCGAGTTCGATCACCTCAATCCGGTCGGCGGAGCACCGGACCCGCTGACCCATCGGGTCAATGCGCCGATCGGCGATGCCAACGACGGCGAAGGGCTGTCCGGGCCGTCGAAATCGAAGAACGTCAAGGATGTGCTGATCGGCATCACCCAGGTCATCGATCCCTCCAGTCTCGTGCAGTTCAATTACTCGCTGAGTCTGTCGAACGGCTACGAAACGGACCCGTACAAGTTCCTGTCGGTGGTCGATGAGACGGCGCAGCCGCTGTACTACGTTTACGAGAAGCGGCCAGGCTCGCGAACACGGCATGCCTTCTACGCCGAGTACAAGCGCTCGCTGTTCGGGCGAGATTCGATCGATCTGTCGTATCGCTTTTTCACCGATAGCTGGGGCATTCGCTCGCATACCGCCGATGTGGCCTATCGCTGGAACATCTCGCCGCGTTCCTACCTTGAACCGAGTGCGCGCTACTACAAGCAGTCGGCCGCCGATTTCTACAAGCCAGCCTTGTTTTCCGGCGAGGACACGACGATCGATTACGCCAGTGCCGATCCCCGGCTCGGTGATTTCAGCGCGGTCACCGGTGGTCTGAAGTATGGTCACCTGCTCGGCAACAACCAGGAGTTCTCAGTGCGCCTGCAGGCCTACAAGCAATTCGCCACGACGACCCACGTGCCGGGCCAGGCGGCCACTGCGCTTTCGGCCTTTGATCTGTCGCCGAATCTCTCCGCCGTGATGCTCAGCATCGGCTACCGCTTCAACTGGTAA
- a CDS encoding DUF4266 domain-containing protein, protein MKTVHGLSLLVLTLALCACAQIGAKPWQRGTLARADMQLDADPIQTKLDEHIYFSKEASSGGRGFGGGGCGCN, encoded by the coding sequence TTGAAAACCGTTCACGGTCTGTCCCTGCTGGTGTTGACGTTGGCGCTTTGCGCCTGCGCGCAGATCGGTGCCAAGCCCTGGCAGCGCGGCACGCTCGCGCGCGCCGACATGCAGCTTGATGCCGACCCGATACAGACCAAGCTCGACGAGCACATCTACTTCAGCAAGGAAGCCTCCAGCGGCGGACGCGGCTTCGGTGGAGGAGGTTGCGGATGCAACTGA
- a CDS encoding TlpA family protein disulfide reductase has product MAGLSLPALASAVTSLPAPLAAYAGQVVYLDFWASWCGPCAQSFPWLNEMQAKYGDRLKIVAVNVDTDPAAARQFLDRHSARFEIRYDPQGQLAELYRIKGMPDSLILDRTGAVLHQHEGFRSERAADYETAIQQALGEPSANVRSSH; this is encoded by the coding sequence GTGGCCGGACTTTCGCTGCCGGCGCTCGCGTCGGCAGTAACCAGTCTTCCGGCGCCGCTGGCCGCCTATGCCGGCCAGGTGGTCTACCTCGACTTCTGGGCGTCCTGGTGCGGGCCCTGTGCGCAGTCGTTTCCGTGGCTCAACGAGATGCAGGCGAAGTACGGCGATCGGCTGAAGATCGTTGCCGTCAATGTCGATACCGATCCGGCGGCGGCGCGCCAGTTCCTGGATCGGCATTCGGCCAGGTTCGAGATCCGCTATGACCCGCAGGGCCAGTTGGCCGAGCTTTACCGGATCAAGGGCATGCCCGATTCACTGATTCTCGATCGCACCGGTGCCGTGCTCCATCAGCACGAAGGTTTCCGCAGCGAACGCGCTGCGGACTACGAAACGGCGATCCAGCAAGCGCTGGGTGAGCCATCGGCCAATGTCAGGAGTTCCCATTGA
- a CDS encoding PQQ-dependent sugar dehydrogenase, with translation MTVLLAACGADSRQAVSAGYGANPDLPAPVSTLVPTVNIATAKGWPEGRTPRAAPSLKVSAFASGLDHPRWLLVLPNGDVLVAETNAPKRPDDSTGIRGWVMEKVMGKAGAGTPSADRISLLRDTDGDGVAETKSALLTGLHSPFGMALVGDKLFVANTDAVLSFPYKAGDMTIDRATGKVVTPLPAGSINHHWTKNLIANAEGTKLYVTVGSNSNVAENGIDAEKERAAILEVDIASGVYRVFASGLRNPNGLAWQPESGALWTAVNERDEIGNDLVPDYMTSVVDGGFYGWPYSYYGNHVDERVKPQKPELVAKARAPDYALGAHTASLGLAASTGKSGVGSAFGSGMFIGLHGSWNRKPRSGYRVLFVPFTNGKPSGTPTDVLDGFIDSDDKALGRPVGVALDTHGALLVADDVGNTIWRVTSAP, from the coding sequence ATGACGGTCCTGCTCGCGGCCTGTGGTGCCGACAGCCGGCAGGCGGTATCGGCTGGCTACGGCGCCAATCCCGACTTGCCGGCCCCCGTTTCAACCCTGGTTCCGACAGTCAACATCGCCACCGCCAAAGGCTGGCCGGAAGGCCGCACCCCGCGCGCTGCGCCCAGTTTGAAAGTCAGCGCTTTCGCCAGCGGACTCGATCACCCGCGCTGGCTGCTGGTGCTGCCGAATGGCGATGTGCTGGTCGCCGAAACAAACGCGCCGAAGCGCCCTGACGACTCCACCGGCATCCGCGGGTGGGTGATGGAAAAGGTCATGGGCAAAGCCGGCGCTGGCACCCCGAGTGCGGACCGCATCAGCCTGCTGCGCGATACCGATGGCGACGGCGTTGCGGAGACCAAGAGCGCGCTGCTGACCGGCCTGCACTCACCGTTCGGCATGGCGCTGGTCGGCGACAAGCTGTTCGTCGCCAATACCGATGCGGTGTTGAGCTTCCCGTACAAGGCCGGCGATATGACCATCGATCGTGCGACTGGCAAGGTCGTCACGCCGCTGCCGGCGGGATCGATCAACCATCACTGGACCAAGAACCTGATCGCCAATGCCGAGGGCACCAAGCTCTACGTGACGGTGGGCTCGAACAGCAACGTCGCCGAGAACGGCATCGACGCTGAAAAAGAGCGCGCGGCGATCCTCGAAGTCGACATCGCCAGCGGTGTCTACCGCGTTTTCGCGTCCGGCCTGCGCAATCCGAACGGCCTGGCCTGGCAGCCGGAAAGCGGTGCCCTGTGGACGGCAGTCAACGAGCGTGACGAGATCGGCAACGATCTGGTGCCGGATTACATGACTTCGGTCGTCGATGGCGGTTTCTATGGCTGGCCATACAGCTATTACGGCAATCATGTCGATGAGCGGGTCAAGCCGCAGAAACCGGAACTGGTGGCGAAGGCGCGAGCGCCGGATTACGCGCTCGGCGCGCACACGGCCTCGCTCGGCCTCGCGGCATCGACCGGCAAGAGCGGCGTCGGATCGGCCTTCGGCAGCGGCATGTTCATCGGCCTGCACGGTTCCTGGAACCGCAAGCCGCGCAGCGGCTACCGGGTGCTGTTTGTACCGTTTACCAACGGCAAGCCGTCCGGCACACCGACTGACGTGCTCGATGGCTTCATCGACTCGGACGACAAGGCGCTGGGACGGCCGGTTGGCGTGGCGCTTGATACCCATGGCGCGTTGCTGGTCGCTGACGATGTCGGCAACACCATCTGGCGTGTGACTTCGGCGCCTTGA
- a CDS encoding OmpA family protein: MKQKKKSIPAIAGFATVALCTAFTAHAGEGGYIGIEGGANWKADQNLYGPIVDSNVRFGDPLKNGWIGGLVLGTTTSFGLRPELELSYRRNDVESVRVGNLARVQADGFENAYSTMANLWYDIRTDSGFFSVVHPYVGGGVGATRFGLRGYSASNDFTVQFAYQGGGGISFDLTPHLTMSADYRWIQSAKGNLDLGPGPDVESRYRAQSAMLGIRYSFGADAPPPPPPPPPAAAPPPPPPPPPPPPPVRDTDGDGVPDNLDKCPGTPKGFKVDRDGCIIEQKVTLRSINFEFNKDRLTDPSKLSLNEVATALNAQSALSVQVGGYTDSLGSDAYNQKLSQRRADAVRVYLISQGVPSGQLTAKGFGEANPVGDNATEEGRTENRRVEFTVLNKPASVKVIEKTPTPASKKAAAPKK; the protein is encoded by the coding sequence ATGAAACAAAAGAAGAAGTCCATTCCCGCTATCGCCGGGTTCGCCACCGTTGCGCTCTGCACCGCCTTCACGGCGCATGCCGGCGAAGGTGGCTACATCGGGATTGAGGGTGGCGCCAACTGGAAGGCGGATCAGAACCTCTATGGTCCGATCGTCGACAGCAACGTTCGCTTCGGCGATCCGCTGAAGAACGGCTGGATCGGCGGCCTCGTGCTCGGTACCACCACCTCGTTCGGCCTGCGTCCGGAGCTCGAGCTGAGCTACCGCCGCAATGATGTCGAGAGCGTTCGTGTCGGCAACCTCGCGCGCGTGCAGGCGGATGGCTTCGAGAACGCCTACTCGACGATGGCCAACCTCTGGTACGACATCCGTACCGATAGCGGCTTCTTCAGCGTCGTCCATCCGTACGTCGGCGGCGGTGTCGGTGCCACTCGCTTCGGTCTGCGCGGCTATTCGGCCTCCAACGACTTCACCGTGCAGTTTGCCTACCAGGGCGGTGGCGGCATCAGCTTCGATCTGACTCCGCACCTCACCATGTCGGCGGACTACCGCTGGATTCAGAGCGCCAAGGGCAACCTGGACCTGGGACCTGGTCCGGACGTCGAATCCCGCTATCGTGCGCAGTCGGCCATGCTCGGTATTCGTTACTCGTTCGGCGCCGATGCACCGCCGCCGCCCCCTCCGCCGCCGCCTGCGGCTGCCCCGCCGCCGCCGCCTCCGCCGCCACCACCGCCGCCTCCGGTGCGTGATACCGACGGTGATGGCGTGCCGGACAACCTCGACAAGTGCCCAGGCACTCCGAAGGGCTTCAAGGTCGATCGCGATGGCTGCATCATCGAGCAGAAGGTCACGCTGCGCTCGATCAACTTCGAGTTCAACAAGGATCGTCTGACCGATCCGTCGAAGCTGTCGCTCAATGAAGTGGCGACTGCCCTGAACGCTCAGTCCGCATTGTCTGTGCAGGTCGGCGGTTACACCGATTCGCTCGGTTCCGATGCCTACAATCAGAAGCTGTCGCAGCGCCGTGCCGATGCGGTCCGCGTCTATCTGATCAGCCAGGGCGTGCCGAGCGGTCAGCTGACTGCGAAGGGCTTCGGCGAAGCCAACCCGGTGGGCGACAACGCCACTGAGGAAGGCCGTACAGAGAACCGTCGCGTGGAGTTCACCGTGCTGAACAAGCCGGCCTCCGTGAAGGTGATCGAGAAGACGCCGACCCCGGCATCGAAGAAGGCCGCTGCTCCCAAGAAGTAA
- a CDS encoding NAD(P)H-dependent flavin oxidoreductase, with the protein MSLPALLRNRLRIPVVASPLFIISNPDLVIAQCKAGVVGSFPALNARPAEELGKWLQRISEELDRHNQANPDRPAAPYAVNQIVHKSNNRLDHDIEQCVKYKVPIVITSLGARTDLNEAIHSYGGITLHDIINNKFAKKAIEKGADGLIAVATGAGGHAGTTSPFALIQEIREWFDGPLLLSGSIATGSSVLAALAMGADLAYIGSAFIATKEANADERYKQCIVDCGADDIVYSNLFTGVHGNYLRPSIISAGLDPDKLPESDPSKMDFGSGGNTDAKAWKTIWGCGQGIGAVKSIGSVGDLVGRLEREYDAARQRLLAA; encoded by the coding sequence ATGTCACTGCCGGCCCTGCTTCGCAACCGCCTCCGGATTCCGGTCGTGGCGTCGCCGCTGTTCATCATCTCCAATCCGGATCTGGTGATCGCGCAGTGCAAGGCCGGCGTGGTCGGCTCTTTCCCGGCGCTCAACGCGCGGCCGGCAGAGGAACTGGGCAAGTGGCTGCAGCGGATCAGCGAGGAACTCGATCGCCACAACCAGGCGAATCCTGATCGTCCGGCAGCGCCGTACGCGGTCAACCAGATCGTGCACAAGTCGAACAACCGCCTCGATCACGACATCGAGCAATGCGTGAAGTACAAGGTGCCGATCGTCATCACCTCGCTCGGTGCCCGCACCGATCTGAATGAAGCCATCCATTCCTACGGCGGCATCACCCTGCACGACATCATCAACAACAAGTTCGCCAAGAAAGCGATCGAGAAGGGCGCCGATGGCCTGATCGCCGTCGCCACCGGCGCTGGTGGCCACGCCGGCACCACGTCGCCGTTCGCGCTGATCCAGGAAATCCGCGAGTGGTTCGACGGCCCGTTGCTGCTGTCAGGGTCGATCGCCACCGGCAGTTCGGTGCTCGCAGCACTTGCGATGGGCGCTGATCTGGCCTACATCGGCTCTGCATTCATCGCCACGAAGGAAGCGAACGCCGACGAGCGCTACAAGCAGTGCATCGTCGACTGCGGTGCCGACGACATCGTCTATTCCAATCTGTTCACCGGCGTGCACGGCAACTACCTGCGGCCGTCGATCATCAGCGCCGGCCTGGACCCGGACAAGCTGCCGGAATCCGATCCCAGCAAGATGGATTTCGGCTCCGGCGGCAACACCGACGCCAAGGCCTGGAAGACCATCTGGGGCTGCGGCCAGGGCATCGGCGCGGTGAAGTCGATCGGCAGCGTCGGCGATCTCGTCGGCCGTCTGGAACGCGAGTACGACGCCGCGCGTCAGCGTCTGCTGGCCGCCTGA
- a CDS encoding FAD:protein FMN transferase has translation MSSQSRSVRVEATASGALAGHFEAMASPCEVLVDGADASMLRGLTEQVAEEVWRIERHWSRYLPGNVVDCINRADGQPVEVDEETGRFLDYAARLWDISDGLFDITSGVLRRAFHFDGSDRLPSAEAVKALLPLVGWDKVQWQSPMLQLLPGMQIDFGGIGKEYAVDRACAIAASASGLPVLVNCGGDLASSAPRADGKPWMVGIDVQGMDVDAPVIALHRGGIASSGDVHRYLMKDGVRYPHVLDPRTGWPVTGGPRVVTVAAGSCTEAGVLSTLALLHGAKAEQFLNEFAAEAKVIW, from the coding sequence TTGTCTAGTCAGTCTCGCAGCGTCCGAGTCGAAGCCACGGCGAGCGGTGCGCTGGCCGGACACTTCGAGGCGATGGCCTCGCCCTGCGAGGTGCTCGTCGACGGTGCCGATGCCTCGATGCTGCGGGGCCTGACAGAGCAGGTTGCCGAAGAGGTCTGGCGTATCGAACGCCACTGGAGTCGCTATCTGCCGGGCAATGTCGTCGACTGCATCAACCGCGCGGATGGCCAGCCGGTCGAGGTCGATGAGGAAACCGGACGGTTTCTCGACTATGCCGCCCGGCTCTGGGACATCAGCGATGGCCTGTTCGACATCACCTCGGGCGTGCTGCGCCGGGCCTTCCACTTCGATGGCTCGGACCGTCTGCCAAGTGCTGAGGCCGTGAAGGCGCTGCTGCCACTGGTGGGCTGGGACAAGGTGCAGTGGCAGTCGCCGATGCTGCAGCTGCTGCCAGGCATGCAGATCGATTTCGGCGGTATCGGCAAGGAGTACGCAGTCGATCGCGCCTGTGCGATCGCGGCCTCGGCGAGCGGCTTGCCGGTGCTGGTCAATTGCGGCGGCGATCTTGCCTCCAGTGCGCCGCGCGCGGACGGCAAGCCGTGGATGGTCGGCATTGATGTGCAAGGCATGGATGTGGATGCACCGGTGATCGCGCTGCATCGGGGTGGCATCGCCAGCAGTGGCGATGTTCATCGCTATCTGATGAAAGATGGCGTGCGCTATCCGCACGTGCTGGATCCCCGAACGGGCTGGCCGGTAACCGGCGGGCCTCGTGTCGTCACGGTTGCTGCGGGTTCCTGCACCGAAGCCGGCGTGCTGTCGACCCTGGCGCTGCTGCACGGCGCAAAGGCCGAACAGTTTCTGAATGAGTTCGCCGCGGAGGCGAAAGTAATCTGGTGA
- a CDS encoding PadR family transcriptional regulator encodes MALSHAILVSLLDRAHSGYDLAKRFDQTVGFFWPVSHQQIYQELHKLARAGWVRGQTVEQADRPNRIVYELTGEGRQALDAWVTEPTSPPSFKEELLVKLFALEGANRDTLVQELERRRALHIERLARYESIMAEHYPDPTLLNARKRGRYLGLRMGILTERTTIAWCDEAIACVGAA; translated from the coding sequence ATGGCGCTATCCCACGCCATCCTGGTATCGCTGCTTGATCGTGCGCATTCGGGTTACGACCTCGCCAAGCGCTTCGATCAGACCGTCGGCTTCTTCTGGCCGGTCAGCCATCAGCAGATCTATCAGGAGCTGCACAAGCTGGCGCGGGCAGGGTGGGTGCGCGGGCAGACCGTCGAGCAGGCGGACCGACCGAACCGGATCGTCTACGAGCTGACCGGCGAAGGTCGGCAGGCGCTCGATGCCTGGGTGACCGAGCCAACCAGCCCGCCGAGCTTCAAGGAAGAGTTGCTGGTCAAGCTGTTCGCGCTGGAAGGCGCGAACCGCGACACCCTGGTGCAGGAACTGGAGCGACGCCGGGCGCTGCACATCGAACGCCTGGCCCGCTACGAATCGATCATGGCCGAGCACTACCCGGATCCGACCTTGCTCAACGCCCGCAAGCGCGGTCGTTACCTCGGTCTGCGAATGGGCATCCTCACCGAGCGCACCACGATCGCCTGGTGCGATGAAGCGATCGCCTGCGTCGGAGCGGCCTGA
- a CDS encoding phosphatase PAP2 family protein gives MNFPLRQTACALLAGSCIVVSAPSHAEANRDQLTLSNWLKFVPAAGAAAYSTYEGDYRGLLQLGTEVVVTVAATQGLKEAFKNGDWGTRPDGGTKSFPSGHASFACSGAAYLGERYGWQEAAPAYAISAWVAYIRVNEDKHYVRDVVAGCALAWGISKFVVKPYVPAQVSVTPAIGPGQVGLKVSANW, from the coding sequence ATGAATTTCCCCCTTCGCCAAACCGCCTGCGCGCTGCTTGCCGGCTCCTGCATCGTTGTTTCGGCACCGAGCCACGCCGAGGCCAACCGCGACCAGCTCACGCTGTCGAATTGGCTGAAGTTCGTGCCGGCCGCCGGTGCTGCCGCGTATTCCACTTATGAGGGCGACTACCGCGGCCTGCTGCAACTGGGCACTGAAGTGGTGGTGACCGTCGCCGCGACGCAGGGACTCAAGGAAGCGTTCAAGAATGGCGACTGGGGCACGCGGCCCGATGGCGGGACCAAGTCCTTCCCTTCCGGCCACGCCTCGTTCGCCTGTTCCGGCGCGGCCTATCTCGGCGAGCGTTACGGCTGGCAGGAAGCGGCACCGGCATACGCGATCTCCGCCTGGGTGGCGTACATCCGGGTCAACGAAGACAAGCACTACGTCCGCGATGTCGTCGCCGGCTGCGCGCTGGCCTGGGGCATTTCGAAGTTTGTCGTCAAACCCTATGTGCCGGCGCAGGTTTCAGTGACGCCGGCGATCGGGCCAGGGCAGGTCGGTCTGAAAGTCTCGGCGAACTGGTAG
- a CDS encoding lipase family alpha/beta hydrolase, whose translation MRPTRFFTVPIALALLLLQGCGSSSAPDLFLSSEPALITPQATLDQSLNCTPFEHPDKPPVLLVHGTFFTGTEQFTLFYTPQLVALGYDVCIVTYPDRGLGDLQISAEYVVNALRSIHAQTGRKVAMIGHSQGATMPRWALKYWPSAREAVSDFVLLAGPNHGTSVAFGFDTMAALFDALGLGALPVGLFPEALYQFALDANFITALNAGDETPGDVDYTAVYTQFDELVQPVAPVPTAALDFGQANDHVANILLQDICPAYLVEHGTIGTTDPVAFALALDAISHSGPADVTRAGGASLCRLLPVDVTVLLQAPIVSGLLQIVDSTLQTGVPNPHLAAGEPPLMPYATTP comes from the coding sequence ATGCGTCCGACCCGTTTCTTCACCGTCCCGATCGCTTTGGCCTTGCTGCTCCTGCAAGGCTGCGGCAGCTCCAGCGCGCCGGATCTTTTCCTGTCGTCGGAACCGGCCTTGATCACGCCGCAGGCCACACTCGATCAATCGCTCAACTGCACGCCCTTCGAGCATCCGGACAAGCCGCCGGTGCTGCTGGTGCACGGCACTTTCTTCACCGGCACCGAGCAATTCACGCTGTTCTACACGCCCCAGCTGGTGGCGCTGGGCTATGACGTCTGCATCGTCACCTACCCGGATCGCGGTCTTGGCGATCTGCAGATTTCCGCCGAGTACGTCGTCAACGCCTTGCGCAGCATCCACGCGCAGACGGGTCGCAAGGTGGCGATGATCGGCCACAGCCAGGGCGCGACGATGCCGCGCTGGGCATTGAAGTACTGGCCGTCGGCACGCGAAGCGGTCAGCGATTTCGTGCTGCTCGCCGGGCCCAACCACGGCACCAGCGTCGCCTTCGGTTTCGATACCATGGCTGCGCTGTTCGATGCGCTCGGCCTGGGCGCTTTGCCGGTTGGCCTGTTCCCGGAAGCGCTGTATCAGTTCGCGCTCGATGCCAACTTCATCACCGCGCTCAACGCCGGCGACGAAACGCCGGGCGATGTCGACTACACCGCGGTCTACACGCAGTTCGATGAACTCGTGCAGCCGGTCGCGCCGGTACCGACGGCGGCGCTCGATTTCGGCCAGGCCAATGATCACGTCGCCAACATCCTGTTGCAGGACATCTGTCCCGCTTATCTCGTCGAACACGGCACCATCGGCACCACCGATCCGGTCGCCTTCGCGCTGGCGCTGGACGCCATCAGCCACTCAGGTCCGGCCGATGTAACGCGCGCCGGTGGCGCTTCGCTGTGCCGGCTGTTGCCGGTCGATGTGACCGTGCTGCTGCAGGCTCCGATCGTCAGCGGGCTGCTGCAGATCGTTGACTCGACCTTGCAGACCGGCGTGCCCAATCCGCACCTCGCGGCCGGCGAGCCGCCGCTGATGCCGTACGCGACGACGCCGTAG
- a CDS encoding DUF3336 domain-containing protein has product MNAALPAESNPQSPAEPTTKKLRASKHKHAARNDLRLSTSYGEWAEQARALDELSGRAKWRVREPSNLYDHAMIRARLDQLVALRAADDSHGLVFAIEEGVHGNLGGMGKPVLHTKAYFGTKALISDFVDTVCDTLLHIESLPEHEVPEAVKLDLFRRASHCYGRSALMMSSGGMLMFFHFGVAKALFDEGILPSVISGSSAGAIVAAVIGTRSDDELRGFLTPENIFFGEPWSPNLLERTTGLRRFFGATSFDATFDRLIPDMTFREAFERSGRNISISVSPCERHQSPRLLNAITSPHVLIRSAVRASCAVPGLFEPVQLLARDAQGNTVPYLKARWIDGVFAADLPAKQLARLYGTNHYTVSYINPVLMPMFRDHKLKQNHLRPLLDMMKSSARGMLKSTDVVLGKYLPTSTAGSVNKIVHDLLSQQYTGDINITPERRLVSPLKLVSPMTHREIGDMLLEGQRQTWPRIEMIRLSSKISRTLSEILARYEPSLQVADVAE; this is encoded by the coding sequence ATGAACGCTGCGTTGCCTGCCGAATCAAACCCTCAGTCGCCAGCTGAGCCAACGACGAAAAAACTCAGAGCGAGCAAGCACAAACACGCCGCGCGCAACGACCTGCGCCTGTCGACGAGTTACGGGGAATGGGCCGAGCAGGCCCGCGCGCTTGATGAACTCAGTGGCCGCGCCAAGTGGCGGGTTCGCGAGCCTTCGAATCTTTACGATCACGCGATGATCCGCGCCCGGCTCGATCAGCTGGTCGCGCTGCGTGCCGCCGATGACAGCCACGGCCTGGTGTTCGCGATCGAGGAAGGCGTGCACGGCAACCTCGGCGGCATGGGCAAGCCGGTGCTGCATACCAAGGCCTACTTCGGCACCAAGGCACTGATCAGCGATTTCGTCGACACCGTCTGCGACACGCTGCTGCACATCGAAAGCCTGCCCGAACACGAAGTGCCCGAAGCGGTGAAGCTCGATCTGTTCCGCCGCGCCAGCCATTGCTACGGCCGATCGGCGCTGATGATGTCGAGCGGCGGCATGCTGATGTTCTTCCACTTCGGCGTGGCCAAGGCGCTGTTCGACGAAGGCATCCTGCCCTCGGTGATCTCCGGCTCCAGCGCCGGCGCCATCGTCGCCGCCGTGATCGGCACCCGCAGCGACGACGAGCTGCGTGGCTTCCTGACTCCGGAGAACATCTTCTTCGGCGAACCCTGGAGCCCGAATCTGCTCGAGCGCACCACCGGCCTGCGGCGCTTCTTCGGCGCCACCTCGTTCGATGCCACCTTCGATCGCCTGATTCCGGACATGACCTTCCGCGAAGCCTTCGAGCGTTCGGGCCGCAACATCAGTATTTCGGTCAGTCCCTGCGAGCGGCATCAGAGCCCGCGGCTGCTCAATGCGATCACCTCGCCGCATGTGCTGATCCGCTCGGCGGTGCGCGCCTCCTGCGCGGTGCCGGGTCTGTTCGAACCGGTGCAGCTGCTGGCGCGCGATGCCCAGGGCAACACCGTGCCCTACCTGAAAGCGCGCTGGATCGACGGCGTGTTCGCTGCCGATCTTCCAGCCAAGCAGCTGGCCCGCCTGTACGGCACCAATCACTACACGGTCAGCTACATCAACCCGGTGCTGATGCCGATGTTCCGCGACCACAAGCTCAAGCAGAACCATCTGCGGCCGCTGCTCGACATGATGAAAAGCTCGGCCCGCGGCATGCTGAAATCCACCGACGTGGTGCTCGGCAAGTACCTGCCCACGTCGACCGCCGGCTCGGTCAACAAGATCGTTCACGATCTGCTGTCGCAGCAGTACACCGGCGACATCAACATCACGCCCGAACGCCGCCTGGTGTCGCCGCTGAAACTGGTGTCGCCGATGACCCATCGCGAGATCGGCGACATGCTGCTCGAAGGCCAGCGTCAGACCTGGCCGCGCATCGAGATGATCCGCCTGTCGTCGAAGATCAGCCGCACGCTGAGCGAGATTCTTGCCCGCTACGAGCCCAGCCTGCAGGTCGCCGATGTCGCCGAGTAA